A window of Aurantibacillus circumpalustris genomic DNA:
ATACAAGAGGGGAATTATCTTGTCGTTATCATCCCCTTTTGTAATATAATCGAAAGCACCGCATTTAATAGCTTTTACTCCGTCGGGAATATTGCCATAAGCGGTTAGTAAAACAATTTCTGTATGGGGATACAGATTTTTTATTTTTGCGGTAAGCTCGAGACCGTTTGTGTCAGGAAGTTTAACATCACACAATACAACATCAATGTCGTTTTGTTCTAATTTTTTCAGGGCGTTTTTTCCGTCACCGGCTTCAAGCACCTCAAACCCTTCCATCTGAATGATCCGTGAAAAAAGCGAACGCAGTTTATCTTCATCATCAATTACCAGAATAGTTCCTTTGTTCATCTCCGATGAGTTTAATTTTACTATGAAATTAAATAATTCTTTTTAAATGCAGCTCTTTTGGTTTTTTTATCACCATTGGAAATTTTTCAATTTTTACAGAACTACTATCAAGTCCAAATGCTTTCGCCTCACTTAAACTAAACCGTTTAATGAAGAAGTACAAATTGAGAATTATTTTTTCAAAAAAGGGCAGGTCATTTTCATAGGAAAGGAATTTTTCTAATACCACAAATTTAAAATCACCGATCACGTTATTTTTATTCAGCGACTCATAACGGCTGGTAATGTCTACTTCTTTATTTTTCACAAGATCCTCCACCACTTTCCTAAACATAAGATTAATTCTGGGGGCAATGCGGAATCCTATTCTGAAATCAATTCGTATAATATCATTCTCTGCAATGTGAGTTACTTTGTAATCCATACGGTATGGCTCATTTACAACATCTACGTGAACAAACCAATATACATCTGCTTTTTTAGGACGCTTTTGCAGGATGGAATAAATGATTTTGGATTCAATTTCACCGGGGTTGCTCGCTCCGGTCATATAAACAAGATGTGTGGCGTATTTCTGAAGCGAGTCATCGTTACTAAGATCAATGAGCATTTGTTTGTGGTCTTCAAATTTCACCATATCCACATAACGGTTACGAATTTTTTTCGCCAGGTGCCAAACAGTCATCACGGTAATCAATACAGAAGCAATCAATAAAGTAATCCAGCCACCGTGTGTAAATTTGCTGAGATTGGCCGCTAAAAATGAAAGTTCGATAATAGCGTACATGGTAATGATAGAAAAAATAAACAGCTTATTATAGCGTTTCAGGTGCAGGTAAAAGTTAAGCAAGGTAGTGGTCATTAGCATGCACAAAACAATGGCAAGACCGTATGCATGTTCCATATTTGAGGACTCTCTGAAATAAAGCACAATCCCAATACATCCTGCCAGCAACAACCAGTTCATTGATGGGATATAAAGCTGCCCTCTTAATTCGGTTGGATATTTAACGCTCACTTTTGGCCAGAGCGTTAAGCGCATGGCTTCGTTTATTAGAGTAAAAGAACCGCTTATCAATGCCTGAGAAGCAATGATGGTAGCCGCTGTAGCAATAACGATGCCGTAAGGAATAAAACTTTCAGGCATAATGGCATAAAATGGACTTGGGGCTTTAAACGAACTTAGCAATTGTCCCTCATGCGCTATTAAATACGCGCCCTGACCAATATAATTTAACACCAGCATCGACTTTACAAACACCCAGGAAACCCGGATATTTTGTTTGCCGCAATGACCTAGATCAGAATACAAAGCCTCTGCACCGGTGGTACATAAAAAAACAGATCCTAAAATAAAAATTCCAGTTGGGTGCATTCTTAATAACTCATAAGCGTAATATGGATTGAGTGCTGATAGTATCGACCAATCCTGTGAGAGTTGATACGTTCCTAAAGTGCCCAGCATTAAAAACCAAACCACCATAACAGGCCCGAAAAATTTTCCGATGAACCCCGTACCGAATTGTTGTATAAAAAATAATGCGCAGAGTATGCCAATTACGATGGGTACAGTATTCAGAGTTTCATTAAAAAATTTTAATCCCTCAATCGCAGCGGAAACTGAAATTGGCGGAGTGATGATCCCGTCTGCCAGCAATGCGCTGCCACCTATGATAGCAGGAACAATCAGCCATTTAAATTTGCTGCGCCGCACAAGGGTGAACAACGAAAAAATACCGCCTTCACCATTATTATCTGCCCTTAAAGTTAAGATCACATACTTTATGGTTGTTTGCAAAGTCAGTGTCCAAAACACTGCCGATATACCACCTTTTACAATATCGGCGTTAATAGGATCTTTGCCCACAATGGCGGTCATTACATACAAGGGCGATGTACCAATATCTCCGAAGATAATTCCAAGAGATACAAGAACGCCGGCAAGCGTTACTTTATTAATAGTGGTAGGATGGTTTGACATTATTTTTATCCGTTAGATTGATTTACTACTCTATTACAAAACGGTAACCTACACCCGATTCCGTTAAAATATATTTTGGACGATTTGGTTCGGTCTCAATTTTTTTTCTTAATTGGTTAATAAAAACACGCAGGTATTGCGACTGGTCGATGTATCCAGGTCCCCACACTTCTCTCAACAGGTATTGGTGCGTTAAAACACGGCCTTCATTCTTTACAAACGTGCTTAATAAATCGTATTCAGTCGCCGTGAGTTTTAAAAGTTCGCCATTTTTTTTAACCAATCTTAAATGCAGATCTATTTTAAGATCTGTTGATTCTTCTGGTTTACTTATGTTACCGAATATAGAACCACGTAAAGACGAACGCAACCTCGCCAATAATTCACCGGTGCGGAAAGGTTTTACAAGGTAGTCGTTCGCTCCGTTATCCAGAGCTTTTACAATGTCTTCTTCTCTGCTTTGTGCCGACAAAATAATAATAGGTTTGGTAAACCAGGTTCTTAATTTTTTTAAGACCTCGTGTCCACTTTCATCCGGTAAACCAAGATCAAGGAGAATCAGGTCAGGATTAATCGTTTTCGCCCCTCTTATGCCTTCTTTTGCAGTTAAAGCTCCACTCACTTTAAAATCGTTTGTCTGAAGTGTGATTTTGAGCAACTTTTGGATCTGCTCCTCATCATCTATCACTAATATTTCAGGTTTGTTCATTGTTTCGAATTACTTGTTACATAAGATAATTCAGATGGAATCTCCACTGTAAAAATTGCACCGCCATCTGGCATGTTCTCAAGTTTAACTGTTCCTTTCATTGCTTCCACAAAACCTTTAACAATAGATAATCCAAGACCTGTGCCGCCCGTACCTGCACTTTTGAGCCGGTAGAATTTACCAAACACCTTGTCGATTTCCTCTTCAGGAAAACCATTACCGGTGTCCTCAACAATTAATACCAATTTATCTTCTTTGCATAAAGCACGAACAGATATAACGGCATATTTTGGCAAATACGTAAGTGCATTGTGTATAAGGTTATGAAGCACCTGAAAAAGTAAACCGTAATCGAGTTTAAACAATGGGAGATTTTCTTTAATAGCTATATGAATCGGCTTGTTCTTTATATTATCTTTTAACTGGTTAATAACATCGTACACTAATTCATTTGCATCGAACCAGTCGTTTTTTGGTTTAATAAAGCCCGATTCAAGACGTGACATATTTAATAAATTATCCACTTGCCTGTTTAATTGTAACGAGGCTTTAGAGATTTCAGAAACCAATTCGAATTTATCTAACTCAGATAATTTATCTGCCATTGTTTGCAGATTGTCTGTAGCTCCCACGATGGTTGAAATTGGGGTTCTTAATTCGTGAGACAACGAATTTAAAACCGTATTATAAAGTTTAAGCGTGTTTTCCTTTTCTTCTTTACGGTTCGCTTCTTTTTCTATTTGTCTTATTTTAGTAGTAAGTACAGCATTTACCAACGCCACCGTAAAATACATCAGAAACATAAGAGTATCTTCTGCACTGCGAATGGAAAAAGTAAATTTTGGAGGGATAAAAAAGAAATTCCATACGAGGGCGCTCAATACAGCTGCAACCAATACCGGCCTCATGTCAAAAAACATGGCTATAACGGATACCGTCATCAGCAAAATCAAGGCAATTACCCTATATCCAACAAAGTTTGCTATCAGATAACACGCAACTGCCACCATCAGAACAGAAGTGAGGCTTACGAAATATTGTTTGCTTAAACTTAGTTTACGAAAAGAGAATGTTTCCAATTTCTTTATGATTTTACACTACGAAGATAACGAGATGGTTATAAAGATTTTATAAAGATTTGAGGCTTGGGTATAAATATTTTATAAAGATTGGTATTCTATCTTTTTGTGGATGGTGCTCTGAAGGCCTGGTAGTTTGGTTATTACCAGATAACCTAACATCCGCTCAAAAGAAGTGACAACAAAGAAACATGTTGTCAAAGAACTTTAACCCTGGTTAAGTTATGTGCTTTAACAAGGTCTTGCAACACTTTATATCTCATATAAAACACTAGAGTTCGTACTTAAAACACGCTACTGTTTTAAAGACGCCTTCGAAAAAACAACTTCTTCTATTTTCTGATCAAATTTAATATCCAAAATTTTCATTTCTGTACCGTTTCCGTTTTTTAACATGTCTTTATAAATAACAGTTGTAGGAAACCAACGTTCACCATTTTTTTTTACATCTTTCAATTCTATCAGTTTTAATTGTTGACCGCTCTTTGCGAAAAGTTCCTGCTGCAATGGGACAAAACGTTCTGCATCTACCCATATTTTTTGGGAGTAGTAAGCTATGTCCGCTACTTTAGAGGTTAATTCAAGTATTTTGCAGGTTCGGTCTCCAATTTTTTCTTCACCAATAATCTTAGCGGTATATACTTCATTCAGTTTGCGGTCTTCCATCATATCTTCATACGACATATCTGACCCCATCACCGATTGCCGGAGTAAATGGCCAGAGATCTGAATAATCCTGTCTGTGGACGGAGAATAAATCCATAATTGATTCTCAAGTTTTAACATCTTGGTACCTTTCTCGCTTGCGGGTGATAAATATTCGGTAAAGGATTTTTTTGTTCCTACGGATGAACTTTTCGAGGTGATGGTTCTGCTGCCGCGTTTGCCGTGAATGGTCATACTCGATTCGATAATACGGTTTGTTGACGACATGTTTGCATCTACTTTTTCAAGAATATTTTCTGCAGTTTGACTTTTTATAATTAGTCCCATAAAAGTGGTTAAGAAAACTACACTACCGATTCTCATTTTGTTTTTTAAATTATAATTCATGATTTAAATTATTAGTTTTTATTATTCGAGTTCTTTAAATAATTGCGCGGTCTTCCTCTTATAGATTCCAATTCCGGCAAGCGCATTGCCAAGTACCATTGAGAAAATTCCGGGAATGAAACCTATATAAAAAGCTGCGGGTGTTATGGAAGCTCTTACTACGGAGGGCATCATTAAACTTGAGTTTTTAAGAGAACTGCTTATGTCTACACCAACCTCCTGCAAATAAAAGGAGATTCCCAATCCAATAGCACTACCTGTCACAGATCCAATGGCACCAATCAACACAGCTTCATAAATTAAGGTCCTGTAAATGTGATTTTTTTCCTCACCCAGAGCCAATCGCACACCAAATTCGTTATACCGGCGTAAGCCACCCAGTAATCCGGTGTTCCACAAAACGATTGACATGGCTAAAACAAAAATAAAGATCATGAGACTTCCCATTCGGGTTGAATAATCAATATACTCTGCCATTCCTCCCTGATCTCTTAACCGAAGCATAACGGGTGAAAACTCATCATTATCCGTTTTATATTTCGTGTTAAAAGTTTGAGAAACGAGGGTAGCTTTTTCATTATCGTAAGTGTTGTTATTAAAAAAACCAAGCACTTCTCCAGCTGCGTCTTCCATCAACAAAGCTTTTTGTGCATCCGTGATGTCGATGATGAGTGATCCCCGATCCAGCACAGTAGAACCAAAACGAACAGTTCCTGCTACTGTAAAATTTCTAAACGCCATGCCACCATCCATGGTAGATCCAAACAGCGTAAAGTTATCACCTGGCTTTACTTTGAATTTTACAGCGAAGTCATTGGTGATTAAGGCTTCACCTGGCTTTGACGGAATTTTTCCGCTTACCAGCGCATCTTTGATATTAAAACGTGATGACTCTTTTGATTGTGGAGAAAAAAGATCAATGGCCCAACCAGCCACAGGACCCTGCGCGCGGGTTTCACCGTTATCATCAGGGAAATCAATCATTCCTCCAAACCGAATTCTCTTCACCCAATCCATGTCTGGATAGGATGAACGCAATTCACACACTAATTTATCAGCACCAATAATGGCAAGATCATTGGGTGCTTGTTCCAGATCTTCGGCATACGCTTTAGTAATTACCTTTACATGGCCGGTACTGAAATTCGCATTCATTATTAGTGATTCGCCCATAACGCCTCTTAACCAACAGCTTATTAAAACGGTTAACATAGCTCCTATGCTAACCACAATGATCGGCAGTAAACTTCTGCTCTTATCATTCCATATTCCTTTTAGCAAAAACTTTATCATTGTATTTTTCCTTTTAAAGCGTCAGTTGGTTTCATTTTTGAAATTCTTCGTGCGGGGAAGTAGCTCACCACCGTTGCTGAAAGAACTACCAGAAGAATAGTTGAGAGAATCATTGCAAGACTGTAAACGGGCATAATGCTTTCAGCAATTGCAATTCCTGAATCCGCTGCTGACTTCGGCATTGGAATTCCGTTTTTCTGAAGGTAGAGCAGAAACGGTATTCCATAAACAGCACCTAAAATCAACGCGAGTATACTATGCGCGCTTCCTTCAATAGTAAAGATTCGTACTACCTGTGAACGGGTCATTCCGAGTGCGATGTAAGTGCCAATTTCTTTTTGACGGCGAAATACCGACAACACTTGTGTGTCGAAAATGGCGAGCAATGCTATGGCTAGTAATAAACCGTAAATAACTTTGCTGCTTCCTTTTTTACTTTGCATGATCTCATTAAACTCCTTAAGTAAATAGTCGGTGTCCCTTGGTACCCAGTTATCAACGGTCTTCACCTCCATGGTTTTGTTCGCTACTAAAAGCGTTGCTTCATTAATTAGTCCTGTCATTTCCTGAAGTTTTTTTAAAGGAATCCAAAACTGCCCCTGATCAACCGTTGGCACATTTGCATCAAATATACCGGCAATGGTGATCTCCTGCGCATCGAAGGCTCCATGTTTGTCTCGCCAGCGCACTAATAACTTATCTCCTTTTTTGAGCTTTGCCGATGCTGCCATGCGCTTGCCAATGATGGCCTTAATTCCCGTTGTATCTGGTACCAGTAAATGCGAAGGCAATTTTAGAAAAGACTGTTCCGGGTCGATCCCTTTTAATACACAATTTATCATTCTACCTGAAGGATAAGCAGAAGCCTGTGTAATCAGTATAGGGGTCAGTTGATTATTATTTACCATCCCGAGTACTTCCTTCGAAAGCGGAGAGTGTGCATCCTGAAGTGTAAATGGATCGTAACGATCGTATTCCGCATGCCAAAGCTGTCCATTACCTACTTCCCATTCTTTGGTATCTTTCAGAGCCTGCATGTTCCACCCATCCAACATACCATTGTAAAAAACAATCACTACAAAAGCGAACGAAAGCACCGTTACATTAAGCCAGGTTCTTAAACCCGCGCCTAATAAATTTTTAAATGCTAATTTAAATGCTAACATGGTTTAAGTATTAGGAATTATGAATAAGACTTTCTTTTTCTATTGCTCCGTCTTTCATCGACACGATCCGATTCAGATACTGCATTACTTTCTCATCGTGGGTTGAAAATATAAATGTGGTGTTCAACTCTTCATTTAATTTTTTCATGGTTTGAACGATGTGATGCGAGTTTTTTGAATCTAGGTTTGCAGAGGGTTCATCGGCTAACACAATATCCGGACGTTTGACCATAGCGCGGGCTATTGACACGCGTTGCGATTCACCACCGGAAAGTTGCGCTGGCTTTGATTTCGCTTTGCTGGTGAGGCCCACCCAATCCAGAGCTTCCATCACTGATTTTTTACGTTCGGAAGCGGACAATTTTTGTAGCAGAAGCGCAAATTCAACATTTTCATAAACCGTGTAAACCGGCAAAAGGTTGTAGGATTGAAAAATGAAACCGATGTGATAGTTTCTTAGCTCTGCCGCTTTTTTATGACTTAAGCCAGAAATAGATCTTCCCATCACATTTACCTCTCCCTCAGAAGGAACGTCGAGTGAGCCAATGATATTTAAAAGCGTTGTTTTTCCTGAACCACTGGGTCCCACAAGCCCCATAAATTCGCCTTTCCCAATGGAAAGATCTACACTTTGTAAAGCTGTAAATTCACCGGTTCCCACCGCGAAGCGTTTAGTAAGATTTTTTATTTGAATGATTTGATTTTCCATGTTTATAGTATTAATGATTAAAGACTAGCATAATTTGAATTCCTTTTCCTGCCAAAAGATTTGTGGAGGTATTTTGTTGTTGCGGCAAAACTGAATTTTCCGGATTCCAGTACGCCATGATATACAGATAGAAATGTTTGAATTGTCTTTTCCAGTTTAAAAAATTGTAGGCGTTATTATTTACCCAATCGTAATAAACAATGGCTGAAACGTTGTGAAACATGCCCACGGGTAAAGAGAGCGAGAGCGCTGAGAGCGTGTTGGCGTTTGAAAAAGAAAAAGCATACTCATCATAAGACACCAGAAATTGTTCAAACGTGGTATTTAAACCACTGCCAATATCAAATGTGTAATCGGCACCAAGGGTCATAATTTCCTGATTACTGAAAACGCCAACGCTTCTATGCTTGTGAATCCAGGCCGCTTCATACCAAAGACCAATTCCGAGATCCCATTTGCCATCCACTCCTACACGATTCTCCGGAACTTCAGTTAAAGGATATCCCATATCGCGCATGTCAGCCATTCGCGAGTGATAAGAAACGGCGACTTCGCCCTTCTTTGTCGGTGCCTGAAACCTTCCTCCAAATTCAGGATATATTTTACTGGTGCCTGAAACTTCCCACGTCTTGGGTTTATCATTTCTATATAGTCCCCACAACCATAAATTAGCGTTGTTCTTATAGTAATATCTTACCAACACGCCATACACACCATTTGTGATCTGGAGCGGATCGCGTGGATCGATCTGATCGAACCACATTAAGGGACGCAGCATGCTTGCCGAACCAAAATTTATTTTTTGAAGACCAATTCTTATTTCGAACTGTTTACCAGAATAACGCCCCCAAAGCCGATATGGCCGGATGTTTCCTTCCACATTTACTGTATCAAAAAGATGGAAACCTGCTTGACCACTCATATTTAAAGAAGCTTCAAAATCCAACAGTTTACCGTTCGGAAATTTGACCTTATAATTAGCTTGTGGAATATAGCGTCCACCCAACCAAACAGGCAAATTGTTGCTTGGATTAAAATTAATCCAAGTAGAAAACTGTCCTTTAAATAATAAAGTATCATGAGTTCGTTTCAGAGTATCCTGCCCAAGGATCATAGAAGAAACAAGGAAAAAGATAACAAGAAAAAATATATACAAATTCAGTTTCAATTTATTTATGGGGCGAAATACCGTATGCTACAAAATTGCTGAACTCCACCAAAAGGTCTTGTGGATTTTTATAGAGCCTGAGAAGCCTTTCGTCTGTGATCATTTCAGATCCCTTTTGAGACATGAAGAATAAAAATTCCGGCTTCATATCCTTTCGGAAAACGCCTTTTTTTTGCGCCTTTTTAAAATCCACTAGCATTTCCTGCCAGAGTTTTTTAGTTTTCTCCTCGATGAATTCCTTTA
This region includes:
- a CDS encoding outer membrane lipoprotein-sorting protein, whose translation is MNYNLKNKMRIGSVVFLTTFMGLIIKSQTAENILEKVDANMSSTNRIIESSMTIHGKRGSRTITSKSSSVGTKKSFTEYLSPASEKGTKMLKLENQLWIYSPSTDRIIQISGHLLRQSVMGSDMSYEDMMEDRKLNEVYTAKIIGEEKIGDRTCKILELTSKVADIAYYSQKIWVDAERFVPLQQELFAKSGQQLKLIELKDVKKNGERWFPTTVIYKDMLKNGNGTEMKILDIKFDQKIEEVVFSKASLKQ
- a CDS encoding KUP/HAK/KT family potassium transporter, with product MSNHPTTINKVTLAGVLVSLGIIFGDIGTSPLYVMTAIVGKDPINADIVKGGISAVFWTLTLQTTIKYVILTLRADNNGEGGIFSLFTLVRRSKFKWLIVPAIIGGSALLADGIITPPISVSAAIEGLKFFNETLNTVPIVIGILCALFFIQQFGTGFIGKFFGPVMVVWFLMLGTLGTYQLSQDWSILSALNPYYAYELLRMHPTGIFILGSVFLCTTGAEALYSDLGHCGKQNIRVSWVFVKSMLVLNYIGQGAYLIAHEGQLLSSFKAPSPFYAIMPESFIPYGIVIATAATIIASQALISGSFTLINEAMRLTLWPKVSVKYPTELRGQLYIPSMNWLLLAGCIGIVLYFRESSNMEHAYGLAIVLCMLMTTTLLNFYLHLKRYNKLFIFSIITMYAIIELSFLAANLSKFTHGGWITLLIASVLITVMTVWHLAKKIRNRYVDMVKFEDHKQMLIDLSNDDSLQKYATHLVYMTGASNPGEIESKIIYSILQKRPKKADVYWFVHVDVVNEPYRMDYKVTHIAENDIIRIDFRIGFRIAPRINLMFRKVVEDLVKNKEVDITSRYESLNKNNVIGDFKFVVLEKFLSYENDLPFFEKIILNLYFFIKRFSLSEAKAFGLDSSSVKIEKFPMVIKKPKELHLKRII
- a CDS encoding ABC transporter permease, which codes for MLAFKLAFKNLLGAGLRTWLNVTVLSFAFVVIVFYNGMLDGWNMQALKDTKEWEVGNGQLWHAEYDRYDPFTLQDAHSPLSKEVLGMVNNNQLTPILITQASAYPSGRMINCVLKGIDPEQSFLKLPSHLLVPDTTGIKAIIGKRMAASAKLKKGDKLLVRWRDKHGAFDAQEITIAGIFDANVPTVDQGQFWIPLKKLQEMTGLINEATLLVANKTMEVKTVDNWVPRDTDYLLKEFNEIMQSKKGSSKVIYGLLLAIALLAIFDTQVLSVFRRQKEIGTYIALGMTRSQVVRIFTIEGSAHSILALILGAVYGIPFLLYLQKNGIPMPKSAADSGIAIAESIMPVYSLAMILSTILLVVLSATVVSYFPARRISKMKPTDALKGKIQ
- a CDS encoding sensor histidine kinase — its product is METFSFRKLSLSKQYFVSLTSVLMVAVACYLIANFVGYRVIALILLMTVSVIAMFFDMRPVLVAAVLSALVWNFFFIPPKFTFSIRSAEDTLMFLMYFTVALVNAVLTTKIRQIEKEANRKEEKENTLKLYNTVLNSLSHELRTPISTIVGATDNLQTMADKLSELDKFELVSEISKASLQLNRQVDNLLNMSRLESGFIKPKNDWFDANELVYDVINQLKDNIKNKPIHIAIKENLPLFKLDYGLLFQVLHNLIHNALTYLPKYAVISVRALCKEDKLVLIVEDTGNGFPEEEIDKVFGKFYRLKSAGTGGTGLGLSIVKGFVEAMKGTVKLENMPDGGAIFTVEIPSELSYVTSNSKQ
- a CDS encoding ABC transporter permease, with translation MIKFLLKGIWNDKSRSLLPIIVVSIGAMLTVLISCWLRGVMGESLIMNANFSTGHVKVITKAYAEDLEQAPNDLAIIGADKLVCELRSSYPDMDWVKRIRFGGMIDFPDDNGETRAQGPVAGWAIDLFSPQSKESSRFNIKDALVSGKIPSKPGEALITNDFAVKFKVKPGDNFTLFGSTMDGGMAFRNFTVAGTVRFGSTVLDRGSLIIDITDAQKALLMEDAAGEVLGFFNNNTYDNEKATLVSQTFNTKYKTDNDEFSPVMLRLRDQGGMAEYIDYSTRMGSLMIFIFVLAMSIVLWNTGLLGGLRRYNEFGVRLALGEEKNHIYRTLIYEAVLIGAIGSVTGSAIGLGISFYLQEVGVDISSSLKNSSLMMPSVVRASITPAAFYIGFIPGIFSMVLGNALAGIGIYKRKTAQLFKELE
- a CDS encoding response regulator, encoding MNKPEILVIDDEEQIQKLLKITLQTNDFKVSGALTAKEGIRGAKTINPDLILLDLGLPDESGHEVLKKLRTWFTKPIIILSAQSREEDIVKALDNGANDYLVKPFRTGELLARLRSSLRGSIFGNISKPEESTDLKIDLHLRLVKKNGELLKLTATEYDLLSTFVKNEGRVLTHQYLLREVWGPGYIDQSQYLRVFINQLRKKIETEPNRPKYILTESGVGYRFVIE
- a CDS encoding ABC transporter ATP-binding protein, translated to MENQIIQIKNLTKRFAVGTGEFTALQSVDLSIGKGEFMGLVGPSGSGKTTLLNIIGSLDVPSEGEVNVMGRSISGLSHKKAAELRNYHIGFIFQSYNLLPVYTVYENVEFALLLQKLSASERKKSVMEALDWVGLTSKAKSKPAQLSGGESQRVSIARAMVKRPDIVLADEPSANLDSKNSHHIVQTMKKLNEELNTTFIFSTHDEKVMQYLNRIVSMKDGAIEKESLIHNS